The Drosophila simulans strain w501 chromosome 3R, Prin_Dsim_3.1, whole genome shotgun sequence genome contains the following window.
GGCGGTGTGGTCACAAGTTATACCCCGAAATACGAGGAAATATAATAAACGAGTTAGCGCCAAAAACCGCCAAAAAGCGGTCAACAGCATCCACAAAGGGAGTCTTTTGGCTTTGAACGATTTAATGAACTGCCACGCCCTAATTTTAAGAAAGGGTTTCgctatttttcaatttaatatattatttgccAATTCCCTCAACCTCTTTTTATATCGAGTTTAAAAATAACCGCAAATTACAGGTGATAGGGAATGGAAAGTCGGTCCCGACTTATGCAAATTCCAAACTGGCGAACAACAACGGTTTTTTCAACAGTGTTGCTCATGCAAGTAATATTCAAGGATCTTATTGTGTGCGCGGTATCAGGTTATCTGTTATAAAGTTGAATTGAAACCTATACGACACGGCTGCATGAATATGCCCGGCCAAGTTCGAGAACAACTGGTGTAATACGCATCAAATGTTGGCTATAAGCACGTGGAAATTGAAACATGGAAATAGCCAGAGGTATGGCGAATTGCAAAATGAATCGCCTCGCTTATAACCAATTGTACAATGAACCGCAAATTAAGCCACACCCGAGTGAAGACAGCAGCGACCACTGAAACTGAcactggaaataaaaaaaaaagcattgTTAACACAGTTGGTTTCCCggagaaataaataagatacATCCATATATAACTTGAACAAGTTGGATCTCACTTTTGAGAGAGATCGACTTGCTCGCATGACTGATTGGACGCATAATCGAAGTATTgaatttcaatcaaataatatatttcctGATTTGTCTATCGCTTTTCTTTTATGCAATTATGCCACAAACATTACtgtagaaataaaagaaaactggATCAATAATAATATCAGAACATTGTTATtccttaattttattttttattttattttttttttttttgtgttgccattttattgatatacaaaaacattataaaaacattatatgttatatatataacaccacttataaatttataataaattaagattTTAAGGCGTACCGAGTCGTAACCAATAAATGGGACTCGCTCTGAACAAATGTATCTCCTAGCCTCCCCACAGTACTCATTTCGAAACAAAGGCGTTGTGAGTGATTCAAGTGAGTCCCCTTCAGGCCTTGACTTTAAATTGCAGGCGCATCTAGCCTCTCGTTACGaggacatacatacatacatatgtggatGTTTTGGCCACGTCGCCACTCAAATTAAGTTGGCAAAGTGCACTGTCAAAGCGCATTTCATATGCATAAGGGACCCCCCTTGCATCTTCCGCCCATCACCTTGCCGTGTTTATCATAGTCCAAGTCCAGTGTGTGGTTAGCCCGCTTCTGGAAACTATGGGGGTTAGCTTCACCCAGGCCACCTGCATTTCAGGTTGCACACAACAAAGCTCGAGCCACAGAATAGTTtgtaatttaatgaaaattccaTAACTCGAACTTTCCCAGCAGTTAGTCtttttaagttaataaataGAGATTGTAAAGAATCTAATGAAAAAGATATTAAGTGAATGAAGCTGCACCAGCAAAATACCAGAAAAACTTTGTTGTTTGTATTTACTCGTTGAGTAAAGCGTATACTAGATTCGGTGGAAAGTAACGAATAGATGCGAAGATCCGAGGACAAGGATTACTAGCTGAGTCGATCTAGCCTGTCCATTCGTCTGTTCGTCAATCCGCTCTAAAATTTAGATTAGTCAGGCAGATTCTAGTGACGCTGGgatagttttttatttagaACGTTGTCACACCCACTCTACGTCCACAAAAGGCGAAAACTTTCACGCCCACCCTTCTGAAAAATGTcttgcctttttattttattatttgtcttgtcAGTTTCTatggacgtggcaaaaatatttggccaCACCAAATCGAAAACCCAGATCCTAAGCCTATGATTTTTTCTATCAATTAGCTTATATTTTTCCATCTTTTCCCTTTGCAACTATGTGATGTAGTCATCGGAAATTTCCAATCCAAATTATATAtggtcaaaaaatgatttatttcaCTATCTTCACTATGAAAAACAACGAAGATTCCTAGAAATTACATGGAGCGAAAACCTTTGCTATGCTGTAAAATTCCTAAATTGCAACTGTTACATAGAAGCACTTGCATAAATCTAATTGCTTGTGcgccatttttaattaactgtGAATAcctaaatacatacatatgtttgcACAAAGACTCGTTATCAGTGGCGACAATTTGTGCGAGTGCCTAATAATAACAGAAAGAATCCTAATCAAACAAGGGGATCGCTATAGTCCAATTTCTCgaatatcagatacccgttactcagctagtgggattgcgaacaaaatatttgtttcaAATCGATAGAAGTTTGTAAGCgttaagtgggcgtggcacatcaGTATACAAACTCTTTCTTTGGAATCTGTATGCCTAATCTTAATCTTAATGTTAATCTTGACGTTCATGCAGACGGACAGACAGttagacggacatggccaggtCGACAcggctagtgatcctgattaagaatttatactttatatataactatataaaaAGCTTTCTTTTGCCtattacatacttttcaacagatcgagtatacccttttactctacgagtaacgggtataaaaagatgaaaatacgaaccacattttaaatgcaatggCTCACGACAGTGCTGCCGTTTTGGCTCTGTTTTGAATaaatcttttcttttctaaacGTTAAAGTcggaaaaaaattaaaactaaaggCACTTTTAAGCAATACCTTACATTTTCATGGTTTCGTAATCAGTTTCGACTATCCACGGTGTTCATCATGCAAAACTTTGGATTTCTCAACGGCATCGTTCATATAATTCTAACTTTAGCTTATTCCTGTCCgatattttgtacattttgatCTGTTTTTTCGGCCGCTCTGTCCGTTCTTAACTGACTGCTGGCAGCACTGTCTGACAGCCTTATTTGGAACTGACGCAAGCACAAAAGCCGCATTCAAGGCTGTTAGAAGGGGAATGGATGGATGAATGTTTGGCAAAAGGTCAAAGGGAGCGTGGGATCCTTTGTTGGCCGCGTCATTTAATTCAAATCGAGTCGCCAGCTCTTGTTGACACTGCCATCGTCATCGCGTTATCGACATCAACATCATTATCATCTGATGCATCCCACCGGGCTCAACTCTTCAGCTGTCATTCTTTGAGAggagcacacaaacacatatcGGAAATATGGCAGCTATGTAGCAGCTATTTGCCATTGCCTTTAATGAACATAGAATGCGAAAAGGCCGCGTTATACCATAAATTCCATTAATTGGTCTAAAGCAATCTCCAGGTCTTAAAATATCTTTACTGTCATAGAAAATGTCAGttcacgtagtgacgaagcaaACTGGGAATTTTTTGCTGGGAAAGTGTTTTTTACTGGGTGCGGCATCGAATAAACTTGAAGAGAAGAGCTGATTTCTGTGCATcagttatatttattgaattttgtattttattttttaatatgcacTAAGTgcataataaatcaaataaggGGCTGccttaattaattgattttttcgaATAAACTTGAAGAGAAGAGCTGATTTCTGTGCATcagttatatttattgaattttgtattttattttttaatatgcacTAAGTgcataataaatcaaataaggGGCTGccttaattaattgattttttcggTTAAATCGCGTTCTGTCTGCTCATTTCATGATTTTTCTTTGATGGAAATATTAGTTATGTAAGGATATCTTAATATCTTAAGAATTATGGGTTTTGTTCCCGATTTAAGTGAGAAAAGATTCAGatgcaaaaattatttaccattatttgtatgcattttttttttggaatgtGAAGTGATTCCACAAAAAGAAGTATAGTTGGGGCTGCCTTTGCGGTTACTTGACATTCGTTGTAAAATGAATATCCTTCATTAATTAAATGGGCagtaaataaaatcgaaatgcATGCTTTTCTTTCAGCAAACCTTCTTTGTACTGCTCTGTACAACAGACACTTCTGCGAGAAGGAAGCCCCACAGCTTTAGAATGAAATGGAGATGCAAAGCTACTCTGGTCATGGACCATCGACAGGCACatcagaaacagcaacagcaacagcagcagttgcatcTGCATCagacacagcagcaacattcaCACGGCGACACTTCAATTGTCGGCTGGAAGAGGCGGATTGGCCTGGGGTTCGCCAGCCGTTTATTGACTGCGACAGCAGCCACACCAACAGCACATCCTACacccccagcagcagcaacaaccacttCCTGCCCACCGACAACATCCTCATCGAGGGACGCAACGACACATTCCAGTGTGCACGGCAAGCTATCGACGAAGCGGAGCACAGCGCATTCTATAGCTGCGATGGGGAAAGCCCATTGTCTGAAAACTGCACATTGAAGCTGCAAGCGCGACTGTTGCGATGGCCGTACGAGGCGTATGAGCACTTTCGACTGGCAATCAACGGGGCCCTCAGTGATTATGCTAGTGATACACTTAGTGATAGTTCGAGCTGCGATGCGGGAGGCATGGTGTTGCAATGTGAGCTGGGCCAGGCCCAGGAACTATTGCTTTGTCATTTGCAAGAGCTCGAGAGGGAGCCACTTCGGGAGGTGGAAAGCGCGGAGGAGAGCTTCTCCAACGACAGCCTTCTGCAGGCCTTTCAAATCGAGCTGGGCACAGAGCGCGATGGGCTCTGGTCCTTCCTTAATCTAAGCGAGCTAATGGAGCCCGATCACGACTTCCTGGGCATCATGAATGTCACCAACACCAGCTTAGATATGATTTTGCCGAACCTAACAGCCCTGAACACTACCACCTCCACTGCAGACTTGGCCACCGAGCTCGCGGTAACAAAGAGCTTTCTGGACTACAGTCCCCACGGCTACGATTGGCTATTCCTGTTCGTAGTGTTCTTTATCTTCGCCGGTGGCCTGGGTAATATCCTTGTGTGCCTAGCCGTGGCCTTGGACCGGAAGCTGCAGAATGTGACTAACTACTTCCTGTTTTCCCTGGCTATAGCCGATCTCCTGGTCAGTTTGTTTGTGATGCCCATGGGCGCGATACCAGCTTTTTTGGGTAAGTGCGTGCTCGCCTTTGAATACTTTGAATTGGCAACTAAAATATTGTACCTAAAATAATTTGCTTAGATCTGAGAAATAGTTTAAACTAGATGCGTATCATTAATGTATCAAAAAATGCGACTAATACGCATGAATTCTTTTGACGCCACTTTCTCTACACATAGTCTGCCGGCCTGGTCCATTGTAATGGACAAACTTGTTAGCCTTGTTGGCTAGCTGCTTCCCCTTGGGCTCAATTACACTCTTAGCGAAAAGAGAGTTGCACTGAGAAAAGTATACTTAAGCATAAATTATGgcagtaaaaataatatttattgtaaaatttttGTATTCGATAATCCATTCTTTGGTGTGCTTCTGTGCACCCATGCAGAGGGTATATTGATTTTAGTCAGCAGTCTGTCACACAAGTAAAAAGTGCCACGTgatcataaaaaaaagaaaacaaaaaggttTTCCCATTTGTAATAGGTTTACTAATGAGTGGTATATGTAGGTTTAATAATTGGGTGAATTAAGTTGGATAGACCAAAGACACTACAATATTCTATTGTCTAGACTTACTTGATCTAACTGGGCGAAACGTTTCCGACCCTATAGAGCAATAGTCGCCCACTCTCCCTATGACATGCTGTTGTTTTCCTGCCCAACACTGACCAAAAgcctttaaaaaaatttaattagttatatttttcttattaagaatttaaaattgtgcgtttcaattttcttttttgtaaaGAAACTCActcttcataaaaaataatttttctcagtgcgcATATGAATAGTGCAGCATAATGGCAATTTTTTGCTAAATAGCATCTGACTCCAGCTTTCTGCTGcagtgaaaaaaaagagcgccaaaaacgaaatgaagACGGATGCAAATGCAGCGAAACTTTAACGCTCTTCGTATTCCCGTAGAGAAGGGGCAGGGCAATTTTGTACGCCCTCTTGTTCAGTAGACTTTTTCGCAAAAGACACACTTCGTCCTCATTGGATTAAATAGGAAGTTCCAAACTTTCgcttgctttttatttgtggGGTAGCTTGTTATCTACGCATAAAGAGGTTTCCAACTATTGCCAAGGACCAACATAATCTCTCAGATGCATATCGGCAGTTACTCCAAGAGTAATAGATAAAAGGGATCGTTTTCAACCATATACATTACATATAGACATATACAGTTCGTTCATCCGTAActcaaacataaatatttttgatagcCAAAATATCTAATCCAAACcgagaaaaaatgcataaGCCCAATACTGTGTCTATCAAATGTTGGTTAAGCTCACACCCAGCCTTGGATAAAGAGAGACCTTTGGCGTTGGATAGAGAATCTCGACAGCAACATGTGCCATGGCTTATGTCTAATGAAATATACTTACCTAACACTCTTATCTAAATCAATACCAAGATATTGCTCACATGATATGTTACGCCGTTCCTTGCTGAAATGCCTCAAAACGTTCGTGCGATCCTAACTATCTGGAAGGATAAGGATATTGGAGAACTTGCCAAGATTGCAGACGAGATGCTAGAAACCATGGATGCAGCCATCGCGCCATGAACCGCAATCTGGCGATCAACCAGTAGAGTGTTGCCCATATCATCACCGCATTGGAAATTAAGCTCCCAAGGGAAGGTCCCATGCTCCCTCGCGCACCTTTTAAACGTTTGCTGATCTTGCCTTCAGTGCTGGACAGTGAAAGAAAAACCAACTACAGCAAAGATCTTAAAAAAACGTTATCAGAAGACCACCTTCCCAGCATGGCTTTCGTATCGACTCTGGCTTTGTGGTCTCTGTTATTCCTCAAGCAATTCGATCTTAAATTGCAAGCGGAAAACTCACTTATACCGACGAAGACATGCTAGTTGACGTAAACTTTGGACTCCGATGTTGTCTTCTCTGGCCGTTCATCGTGACTGACACCAAGGTAACCATTATTGGAGCACAGTTTTTCCCATTATCATCTCCTTGTCGAGGTTAAAACGCAAAAAATTGATCGTTGCCACAATAGGTATATCGACACCAAACATCACCCTGTATCCACTATTGATTACAGATTCCAAAGCCTTTTACAAGAATTTGTGGTCGTTACTGTACCAACACCAAAGACAAATAATCGACACGATGTACAACACTACATCGAAACAACAGGAAGCCCAATCTCAAATCGCACGCTACGTTTCTCTGGTGACAaacttttaaagaaaattactTTTTGCTCCAACAGGGCATTTCGAGTCCTTTAAAAAGGCAGGCCACATTTTTTGAAGCAGCTACACAGATATAAATGTCAGAATGTGATATTCCTAAAACCGCTGTTTAACACCACTTTCCCTTATGGGCTTCTCTACATTTTACAATATATTTCGAGGCATCACTTTCGTATTGATGATATCCTTATAATGTCAGACACGCCAGATGAACACGACTATCATCTTCGAACCGTTTTGGAGATTCTTCTCAAGAAATGTCGGCATTATTGACTATTATCGCAAATGCCGGCCCCGTTCGTCATATATCCAGCCACCCCTTTcagaactttttaaaaatgtaagaGAAAACTAGCAACGCTAGATCGTATGGACACCAGATCGAATATCCTCCTACAATGCATGCAAGCGAAGTGTGGCAGCTGCGGCGCTACTGGCTGATCCATGACCTAAGGCACATCTGACTGATGCACAAGTGATTCTTCTGATGTGGCGATGGGAGCGGCATTAGAACAGTTGGTCTATGATCATTGGCAGCCACTTGGTTTTTCTTTGCATCAACACGGATCATGAACCGCACGGCCTGAACAAGCATCACCAAGGCAACTTGGTCAACTTAGATACATTTCGCAGTTTTCGTCCGCACTTTCCAGGCTATGTACAATCCCCAACGTCAACGTCAACAAAGCCAACGTCTGTCAGTCCAACGCAAATAAAGGAAACACAGGCAACTGACTACGAGCATTTAAACTTACTGCAAGGAACTACTACAAGTAAGCTTCAGCGAATCCGCTACCATGAGAATGCAACCCTATATTGTGACGTTTCAAGGATGATCTCAAATCTTGTGCAGCAGAGATATTCTACGGAACAATAATACGGTTACCAAACGAATTTGTTCAAGACATCAATACAAACGTAaatcgtagagtaaaagggtataccaCCAGAGGTGGAACGTCGGGATCGCCGGAACTATGAAAgatagaattttaagattagGCATGCAGATTCCAGATGCATAGGcccagcgcaagtttgttaaCTGATGCTAACCACGCCCACAATAACGTCCACAAACCgccaaaaactgccacgcccacacttttaattTCCATTCGTATAACTATACCTATATACACATGAGCTCCACTTGGTGGCGGTTATATTATTACTAAAATTGAATGCCCGCTactgaattttttaaaagcaaagTGCAATATATTCGTTGATTATTTTGGTCTTTGGCAAAAGAGTACACTTGATTCGTTGAAattatgtaacaggtagatTACACGGCTTCCAAGCCTATAAAGTAACTATTTTTTGCATCAGAGTCACTAGTCGAGCCGATTCGACTGTCATTAAGCACAATTTGTACTAATTAACTGAATTCGACTCGCGGCAGGAGTCATTTCGAGTCATTAGTGTTTTTTTCGATTAAGAGCGTTCGCTCGATGGAGTATCTTCTGTATATTGATGTCACTATTAACTGTCTTTTGTTAAGCAATTAATCCTAAAAAATATCAGTTCGAGTTAAAGCTGCATATGATAAAAACAACACACGTTTGGTAGATTAGAAAACTTTAGATCAATGTCGAAATTAGGGTATACCCAGTATATAACTTAGCAAATAAGATGAACTTTTATTGAGATTCACATATAACACTCATAAGTAGAAGTATCCGTATCTAAAGATCGAAATCATAATATCTATCTTACTTTTTATCGTCCTTTTCAGGCTATTGGCCACTTGGCTTTACCTGGTGCAACATTTATGTGACCTGTGACGTACTGGCCTGCTCATCCAGCATATTGCACATGTGCTTCATTAGCTTGGGACGTTATATGGGAATAAGAAATCCACTGGGCTCGAGGCATCGATCTACGAAACGATTGACTGGCATAAAGATAGCCATTGTCTGGGTGATGGCCATGATGGTATCCAGCTCAATAACAGTTCTTGGTAAGATACAGAAGGGAGGAATTGAAACGTTGCTACAAAAGCCTATTTCTTGTGCATTTAGGTCTGGTCAATGAGAAGAACATAATGCCCGAGCCTAACATATGCGTTATCAACAATCGCGCCTTTTTCGTGTTTGGATCTCTGGTGGCTTTTTATATTCCCATGCTGATGATGGTTACCACATACGCATTGACAATTCCCCTCCTCCGGAAGAAAGCGCGATTTGCCGCCGAGCATCCGGAAAGTGAACTTTTTCGCAGGTAAGAGTATAATGGCATACTCGTTATACGGCTTCCAGTTAATTCCTCAAAAAATCGTGATTGTAAACATACTGAAATAATATATAACGAGAATTGCGCGACTATCATATACCCATTACTTAGCCAAAAGTAAGCTGACTGTAGTTTACCGCTTGAAATTGGCAAGATAAAAATCTGCACACAATCGTTCTACTAAATTTCCGGTTAAGAACTCGCTCTTTCATCATCTCTCGCTTCCTTCTCTTTAAATACAGCAATTTGTCCCATTGATTGGCCAATCGAAACTCGACCAAGTGAACGAATTAGACGTTACTCAATCAAGCATTGAATTATCCCGTCATCCCTCTTGCTCTAAAAATCCCTACACTAAAGAATGTCACCAAAATTTCAAAAGCTATTAGCTATTAGTTTTTTCAGAAGGCGTTGTACACTTTTCTGAGTGCATCTTTGATGCTTTTACATTCATGTTTCCAGGTTGGGTGGACGCTTCACCCTAAGGCCGCAGCAcagccagcagcagttgcagatGTTCAGTAGCTTCTctggcggcaacaacaaattcctATCAATGGGCGACAGCAATCGCAACTTCAACACTGCAGGAGAGATGGAGGCTGGAGTTCCTAGCAGAAGGAGGGGCGTAGAGCCCGCCGAACGACCTTTGATGCAACAGCGAACGgcgagcagcaggagcatgGGAACGGTTAGTTTCCGTAATGTCGTGAACGGGACTAGCGGAGCCGCAGGAAGTGGGCGCAGGACGACGGGCACTGCCCACAGCAGCTTCCGGTTCTCTGGCGGCGGCATCCTGCGGCACTCGTCGTCGTCTCCCGCCTCGAGCAGCCACTCCGCCAGCACTTCGCGTTCGAGCTCCTTCTGGCGCAAACACGGCGGCTATCCAAACCTAATGGACAGGTAATAGGAAAACACTTGAAAGCATAATTACGTGGTGGCGACTTACTGCAAATTATGATTGGATAATTCCCAAGGCGAGAGTCCACGATGGCACTGAGGGTGGCCGAAAGGTTTTTAACTCACGTAATATAATCCAAAAAATGCTTCAATATCATCTGTTGTGTAAGATTATGATTATGTAAGCTACCGAGAAATCCTGATTTCGGAAAATTAATCACAAAGGAATTCATAATCTTAATCACTCAATGTCACGTGAGATAGTAGTTCACAAGCCAGTACCAATTAGTTTCTGCCACATTGATGTGTTTGGGGCAAGAGGCACTCCACAAAATGGAAAGGAGGACCCACGACAGAGGAACACATGTCGCGTCCGTCATAGTTGCCTGCAGTCCAGAAATGGCGGAAAGTACCAAAAAAGCTTTCTTGGTTAGAGCAGAGTGCAATCAGAAATGCCTCAGAAGTTTGCAAACGACTGCCGTTTGCCAGCTGGTTGTCAGCAGCATTTTAGCATTAATAAAATAGAGCGATAAAATCACTCGACCCAAGGCAAGGACAAGGGGTAATGAACGAATAAAAGCTTCGCCGTTTTTTGACGTTTTTTGTATGTCGCACAAGTCTCCATAAAAGTGTATGAATTCCTAATGAGGAAGGAGTCCCCTGCAAAACCACCCATGGGAAATATGACAAGTTTTTCCCCAGTGCTACTcgtacaaaaaataaaggtgTTTTCTTTACAAATTATAAGTTGGACATTTCTCATACTTTGTTTCCTACCATTTCTCCAGGCGCCACtcagaaattgaaaaacttttggccattgcGATTCGAGTATTACTTCTAAATAGTTTATCGCTGTTCCTGTTCCTAAGGGTCAGGTGTGGTCGCTTACTTGATG
Protein-coding sequences here:
- the LOC6726713 gene encoding 5-hydroxytryptamine receptor 2B — its product is MEMQSYSGHGPSTGTSETATATAAVASASDTAATFTRRHFNCRLEEADWPGVRQPFIDCDSSHTNSTSYTPSSSNNHFLPTDNILIEGRNDTFQCARQAIDEAEHSAFYSCDGESPLSENCTLKLQARLLRWPYEAYEHFRLAINGALSDYASDTLSDSSSCDAGGMVLQCELGQAQELLLCHLQELEREPLREVESAEESFSNDSLLQAFQIELGTERDGLWSFLNLSELMEPDHDFLGIMNVTNTSLDMILPNLTALNTTTSTADLATELAVTKSFLDYSPHGYDWLFLFVVFFIFAGGLGNILVCLAVALDRKLQNVTNYFLFSLAIADLLVSLFVMPMGAIPAFLGYWPLGFTWCNIYVTCDVLACSSSILHMCFISLGRYMGIRNPLGSRHRSTKRLTGIKIAIVWVMAMMVSSSITVLGLVNEKNIMPEPNICVINNRAFFVFGSLVAFYIPMLMMVTTYALTIPLLRKKARFAAEHPESELFRRLGGRFTLRPQHSQQQLQMFSSFSGGNNKFLSMGDSNRNFNTAGEMEAGVPSRRRGVEPAERPLMQQRTASSRSMGTVSFRNVVNGTSGAAGSGRRTTGTAHSSFRFSGGGILRHSSSSPASSSHSASTSRSSSFWRKHGGYPNLMDSHPNRRASVRVTISQPQLGYPTNVGGNGGGAAGATEVGAGGNGSSAGRTSNSSPGGTGLMKIATIQGPTLNQSQATGGNHLVQKVKPTALKPEEPQRNKVRPFKFGFNRVATPTLNLRFLNNRSKRNSLSANAVATEQKATKVLGLVFFTFVLCWSPFFILNIIFAACPECQVPEHVVNTCLWLGYVSSTINPIIYTIFNRTFRAAFIRLLKCNCERSGRPLRYRSVTEGRGALSLCAPSALPLAISFQGAPLMTPSTANATPMSEFRASCRTVTDDEC